One genomic segment of Rivularia sp. PCC 7116 includes these proteins:
- a CDS encoding response regulator: MKTVLIVEDDLVNARVFSKILTKRGGLGVKHTENVDEVIKIAQAKEADIILMDVSLSRSVYQGKSVDGIKITQMLKSDPQTATLPIILVTAHAMEGDRESFLKQSGADGYISKPVVDHQQFVEQIIALLPEDNNAP, from the coding sequence ATGAAAACTGTGTTGATTGTCGAAGACGATCTTGTTAATGCTCGCGTTTTCTCCAAAATTTTAACCAAACGCGGAGGTTTAGGTGTTAAACACACTGAGAACGTAGACGAAGTAATCAAAATTGCTCAAGCAAAAGAAGCAGACATTATTTTAATGGATGTTTCTCTTTCTAGAAGCGTTTACCAAGGTAAATCAGTTGACGGTATCAAAATTACTCAAATGTTGAAATCTGACCCCCAAACAGCAACATTACCTATTATCTTGGTCACAGCCCACGCTATGGAAGGCGATCGCGAAAGTTTTCTTAAACAAAGCGGCGCTGATGGTTATATTTCCAAACCAGTGGTGGATCATCAACAGTTTGTTGAGCAAATCATCGCACTTTTGCCAGAAGACAACAACGCTCCTTAA